One part of the Mustela erminea isolate mMusErm1 chromosome 11, mMusErm1.Pri, whole genome shotgun sequence genome encodes these proteins:
- the IKZF1 gene encoding DNA-binding protein Ikaros isoform X15, which yields MAEDLCKIGSERSLVLDRLASNVAKRKSSMPQKFVGDKCLSDMPYDSSASYEKENEMMQTHVMDQAINNAISYLGAESLRPLVQTPPGSSEVVPVINPIYQLHKPHAEGPPRSNHSAQDSAVENLLLLSKAKSVSSEREASPSNSCQDSTDTESNNEEQRGLIYLTNHINPHARNGLSIKEEHPAYDVLRAASESSQDAFRVIGTSGEPMKVYKCEPCRVLFLDHVMYTIHMGCHGFRDPFECNMCGYHSQDRYEFSSHITRGEHRFHMS from the exons ATGGCAGAAGATCTGTGCAAGATAGGATCAGAGAGATCCCTCGTGCTGGACAGACTAGCAAGTAACGTCGCCAAACGTAAGAGCTCTATGCCTCAGAAATTTGTTG GGGACAAGTGCCTGTCGGACATGCCCTATGACAGCAGCGCCAGCTACGAGAAAGAGAACGAGATGATGCAGACCCACGTGATGGACCAAGCCATCAACAACGCCATCAGCTACCTGGGGGCAGAGTCCCTGCGCCCGCTGGTGCAGACGCCCCCGGGCAGCTCCGAGGTGGTGCCGGTCATCAACCCCATTTACCAGCTCCACAAGCCCCACGCAGAGGGCCCCCCGAGGTCTAACCACTCGGCCCAGGACAGCGCCGTGGAGAACCTGCTGCTGCTCTCCAAGGCCAAGTCGGTGTCCTCCGAGCGGGAGGCGTCCCCAAGCAACAGCTGCCAAGACTCGACGGACACGGAGAGCAATAACGAGGAGCAGCGGGGCCTCATCTACCTGACCAACCACATCAACCCGCACGCCCGCAATGGCCTGTCCATCAAGGAGGAGCACCCAGCCTACGACGTGCTGCGGGCGGCCTCCGAGAGCTCCCAGGACGCCTTCCGCGTGATCGGCACGAGCGGGGAGCCCATGAAGGTGTACAAGTGCGAACCCTGCCGGGTGCTCTTCCTGGACCATGTCATGTACACCATCCACATGGGCTGCCACGGCTTCCGCGACCCTTTTGAGTGCAACATGTGCGGCTACCACAGCCAGGACCGGTACGAGTTCTCGTCCCACATCACGCGGGGCGAGCACCGCTTCCACATGAGCTAA